The following DNA comes from Chitinophaga nivalis.
CGGATGGGGCCAATGACCCTGAGTTTGTAATCGAGCGCAATGGAGAAGGACAGCGCCGCGATTTTTCTCAAACTGTAACAAACAGTAAAGTCCGGTTTACCACCAATACGGAAGGATTTCTTTTCAATGCACAGTTTGATCCTACGCGTCAGGAAAATGAAAAGGATAAGGGAGAGAGTGTGCGGAGCAGACAGGTATTTATTACCACCCCTTATTCAGGACCAGCGATCGGTATAGGTACAACCCTGCCTCAGGCAGCATTGGATATACAAACCCGGAGCGGCTCTCATCTGGCACTGAATCCCGTAGGAGCAGTAACACCGCAGGCAGTATGGCTATACAAAGGTGAAGATAGCCCCGTAACAGGACTGGTGACAGAACTGGACAGCGAGGCGGTTAAATTCACCACCAATGCACCGGAAGGATTTTATTTCCGTAAGTTATTGGATAACGCCAAAAACTACCTGAAAAAAGCAGATACCGCTAATGGTGTAACGCTGGTAGCCATCAAACCCGAAGGCCGCGTAGGTATCGGTACCGAGTCACCGGTGACCGATGTGGAAATCACCCGAACCGGTGGCGCCGGCGCTTTTCAGATGTGCCTGGATAATACCAACCCTGCTTTCTCCATTATCAATAACCGGCCGAATGCGGAAGACCTGAGAAATTATCTCACACTGGGAGCCGATAACGATACCAGTATTTTTATAACAGATGCCAGTAAAGGATTTGTATTCAGAAGAGGGAAGGAATATGGTAATGGCAACGAGCGGGAAGTAAATCAGGGCGATGACCTGATCACGATTACAGCAGCAGGTAAAACTACCATCGGCGGCCTGTCCGACAAAGGATATGACCTGCAGGTAAAAGGAAAGATGCGCGCATTCGGTTTATACCTGGATACGGATGTGAAGAAGATCAAAGAACACGCCACCCTGGATAGTGTGCTCGATAAAGTGAAAAATCTCAACCCGGTATCTTTCACCTTCAACAAAAAAGCAAATGTCCCGGAAGGAGAAAAACAGATAGGTTTCCTGCCACATCAGGTACAGGAATATTTTCCGGAACTGGTCAATACAGATGAAGATGGCACCAAAACACTGGCATATGCTAATCTGGTAGCGGTTCTTACCAAAGCTATCCAGGAGCAGCAGGTGCAGATCTCCACACTGGAAAGCAGACTGGCTCAGCTGGAAGGTAGTAAGGACGCCTGATACAGGAATCATCTGCATCATCCGTGATGCATCATACCTCTTACCTAGCACCATTTCAACATGCCTGAACTTAAGTTTATAACGACAGATAAAAATAGTGGCTTCCCGGAATACCTGGATTTTGCCACCTTGCGTAAAGCAGGGATTCAGCATATCGCTGATTTTTCAGGCAAAATATGGACGGACCATAACCTGCACGACCCGGGCATCACGATGCTGGAAGCGCTTTGTTATGTGCTGACCGACCTGGATTACCGTACCCGGCTGGATTTCAAAGATCTGGTAGCAGCACCGGCCACTGAGGAGGATACCGGAGAGAACTTTTTTACCGCTGCGCAGATACTGGGAAATAATCCACTCACGATAACGGATATACGTAAAATACTCATAGATATAAAAGGTGTCCGGAACGCCTGGCTGGAACTGCCGCAGAAAGGAGAATATACCCTCTCCTGGAATTGTGAAGCCGGTAAATTACAAAACCTCCCGCCGACAGGTACACACGATACCCCGGTTCCCCTGAAAGGACTATACAAAGTTTGCATAGAACCAGACGATGTATACGCCGCTGCCTATGAAAAAGATGCCTGTGGCAATGATGTATTTCCCATCGATAAAATACTCACCACTATAAAGGAACGACTGCATCAGCATCGTAACCTGTGTGAAGATTTTGCAGAAATAAAGGTATTGCCGAAAGAACTGATCTCTTTATGTCTGCATGTGGAACTCAAAGCCAACTTTGATCCGGAAGATGTATTGGTAAATATCTATAGTAAAATACAGGACTACTTTTCACCGGCGCCGGCCTTTTATACCCTGCAGGAATTGTTGGAGAAAGGTCGTACCATGGAAGAAATCTTTGAAGGCAGACCCTATGATTTCAAAGGTAATAAAGCCCTGCAACAGAATGGGTTTATCGATACCAAAGAACTGGAAAACCTGCAACGCATTACAGAGATCCACGCCTCAGACCTGTATCGTATTATCATGACCGTAGACGGTGTGGCCGGTATTACCCGGTTGCTGATGAAAGATGCAGATGAAGATAGTTTTGAGCAGATAGATATCAATGATGTACCCATCCCCAACGATGGAGAAGAGTGGTGCCTGAAACTGAAAGATTTCCATCGCCCGGTATTGTCCCCGGAACTATCCAACGTCATCTTCTATCGGAATAATGTGCCTTTTACGGCCGATTTGCAAAAAGTAAAACAGCGGTATGTAAAAGCGATTTCAGATTATAATAAATCTCCCAAATCGAATACCGCCCTGGATACCGTTATTCCGGAAGGCCGACAGCTCAACCTGGCACAGTACAACTCTGTACAGTATGAATTTCCACAGGTATACCTGGTAGGTAAAAATGAAGTACCTACGAAGGCAACAGCCGCCAGAAAAGCGCAGTCGCTGCAGTTACAGGCCTACCTGCTGTTTTACGACCGGTTGCTGGCAGACTATTTTGCCCAGCTGGCCAATATCCGCAAACTGTTTTCGCTGGGCAAAATAACGCCCGCCACACAGCAAACCTATTTCGCGGCGGATATCAGCCATGTGCCCCAACTACCGGCCTTACTCCGCTATGAAAAAAAACTGCCGGTTACCACAGCAGGTAATGTAGCGCCCGGCGCCCGGCTGGCCTATGAACCAGCGCCTGACGGCTCCGGCAGAAAAACATACCCTTCCCTGTTTCAGCGCGATGAAGCGATTCGCCGTATCACGAAAGCCTGTAATAATAATACCGTAAAAAGGATTGTAGAACAGCAGGAAGACAGTGGTAACTGGTACCTGCAGCTGACGGATATGGCAGGTGACCTGTTGCTGGAAGGCGCCATCTATTTTGAATCAGAACAATTGGCCCAGCAGGCGGTGCGGGATATTATATTCCTTGCTGGGCTGGAGGGCAGCTATAGCCGCATCAACAACCGGGAGGAAGACGAATACAGCTTCGATGTGATATATAACAATACCGGCTATACGGAAATGCTGGCAGCCCTGTATGAAACAGCAGAAGAGTACAATGAACGGAAAGAAAAATTCCAGAACCATTTACTCGCCAGATTTGCCGAAGATTTTACGGATTATGCGCTGATGATGTATAACATCAGCGGCAAACAAAATGATCCGGCCCGCAACATTGCCGATAAAGCCGCATTCCTGGCCACCTATCCGGAAACCAGTGCCAACCGCGCCAAAGCATTCGACCATACGCAGCCTGCCGCCGGCTTCCCGGTATGCGGTCTGCAACAGCGGATGGCGGGACTGATGGGTATCCGCCAGGAACCTGCTGCTTCCCTGAATAATTTTGACCTGGTGCAGGCCGTCAGACAAAAAGCATTTGCCTGCAGTTTACCCGGACTCAATACACCGCTGTTCATCAGTACCAGTTTATACGAAGAGACGGAATTTGAGACAGTAACGACGTTGTTCCGGGAAATAGCCGCCGCTAAACATAACTACCGGCCGTATGGCTGTCCTGGTGAAGGCGTCTTTGGCTTCACCGTTCGTTCACCGCAGGATAGTGAAATATGGATCGAAGCAAAGTGCACCATTGAATGTAATCAGGCTGCCGACAGGGATGCCCTGATCGATTGGCTGGTAAAGTTCTTCGAGGACAATGGCCAATACAAACTGATTACCCGATCACAGGAAGGGCATTACTTTTTATTGCCGGATGATAAGGGTAATACTTTGCTGAAAAGCACAGTAGGATATGATACGGATATCGCCGCACTGGATGCCGGTTACGACTGCCTCGATATACTGCAGGACGGACAGGCCTGGGAAATCCGTTATGATGCGACTGCTGCTAATTACAGCATCGTGATATTGGATACCCGGCAACAACCTGTTGTATTACTGGCAAAACATCCCAGAAATTTTAACAGCAAAGCAGACGCTGATAAAGCGTTGATACAGCTGCAACAATATTTCCGGAAGAAATACCTGGTATATACCCGGGAGTATACCACCGTTCACAGCTGGCAAACCCTGGAACAGGAGCTGCCGGCCTGGGTAAGTGCATTCACTTTTAATGATCGCACACAGTTGCCGGTGAACTGGAGCAGTTTTGTAGAACTGGCGGCAGATGCAGCTAATTATAAGTGGAGGAAAGATGCCGAAGAGATATACCACCTGGAAGTAGTACGTACTACTGCAGAACCGGACGCACAGCCATTGGTAATGGCTACGCATGTAGCCGGATATGCTTCCCTGGCAGCGGTACAGGATGCGGTAGCGTACTATGTGGGGTTGTTCAATCGTTTATGGATGACTGTTAGTCGTA
Coding sequences within:
- a CDS encoding tail fiber domain-containing protein: MSITTRDALKGRFKSGAIPTPQDFINLIDSALVRRDDAFFGKWQSGTCYYEGDVVLYNNALYSCVPDQQHPCGCEGESSTAGKGTDPGGPVGHCSVDNPEKDKDNWIMLDIDATDEDWEIIRDAAEVPVIMYAKVFGKIGMGTQDPAARVHIQDDNLNAGFLFSPDGANDPEFVIERNGEGQRRDFSQTVTNSKVRFTTNTEGFLFNAQFDPTRQENEKDKGESVRSRQVFITTPYSGPAIGIGTTLPQAALDIQTRSGSHLALNPVGAVTPQAVWLYKGEDSPVTGLVTELDSEAVKFTTNAPEGFYFRKLLDNAKNYLKKADTANGVTLVAIKPEGRVGIGTESPVTDVEITRTGGAGAFQMCLDNTNPAFSIINNRPNAEDLRNYLTLGADNDTSIFITDASKGFVFRRGKEYGNGNEREVNQGDDLITITAAGKTTIGGLSDKGYDLQVKGKMRAFGLYLDTDVKKIKEHATLDSVLDKVKNLNPVSFTFNKKANVPEGEKQIGFLPHQVQEYFPELVNTDEDGTKTLAYANLVAVLTKAIQEQQVQISTLESRLAQLEGSKDA